One stretch of Zingiber officinale cultivar Zhangliang chromosome 6B, Zo_v1.1, whole genome shotgun sequence DNA includes these proteins:
- the LOC121989426 gene encoding 50S ribosomal protein L30-like — protein sequence MSGSAFNAFKARVPIAWSPRLYITLVRSLPGTRRLHRRTLDAMRLRRCHRIVIHRTTPSLLGMLNQVKRLVAVKTEEMYNARKQQKAEHRALRPPIFVSQRFSCGFLFCGRVS from the exons ATGAGCGGAAGCGCGTTCAATGCCTTCAAGGCGCGGGTGCCAATCGCGTGGAGCCCTCGCCTGTACATAACGTTGGTGCGCAGCCTCCCTGGCACCCGCCGCCTCCACCGCCGCACCCTGGACGCCATGCGCCTCCGCCGCTGCCACCGAATCGTCATCCACCGCACAACCCCATCTCTCCTCGGCATGCTCAACCAG GTGAAGCGATTGGTCGCCGTGAAGACGGAGGAAATGTACAATGCCAGGAAGCAGCAGAAGGCGGAGCACAGGGCTCTGCGCCCGCCGATCTTCGTCAGTCAACGCTTTTCCTGCGGCTTCCTCTTCTGCGGCCGAGTCAGCTAA